The following proteins are encoded in a genomic region of Oncorhynchus kisutch isolate 150728-3 linkage group LG18, Okis_V2, whole genome shotgun sequence:
- the LOC109884613 gene encoding ras-related protein Rap-2b-like: MREYKVVVLGSGGVGKSALTVQFVTGSFIEKYDPTIEDFYRKEIEVDSSPSVLEILDTAGTEQFASMRDLYIKNGQGFILVYSLVNQQSFQDIKPMRDQIIRVKRYERVPMILVGNKVDLEGEREVSAGEGKALADEWNCPFMETSAKNKGSVDELFAEIVRQMNYSSAPGRNDQCCSSCVIL; this comes from the coding sequence ATGAGAGAATACAAAGTAGTGGTTCTCGGATCTGGCGGGGTTGGCAAATCCGCATTGACTGTGCAATTCGTAACGGGATCCTTTATAGAGAAATATGATCCCACGATAGAGGATTTCTACCGAAAGGAGATCGAGGTGGACTCGTCGCCTTCCGTTCTGGAGATACTGGACACGGCGGGGACCGAGCAGTTCGCCTCCATGCGAGACCTGTACATCAAAAACGGGCAGGGCTTCATCCTAGTCTACAGCTTGGTCAACCAACAAAGCTTCCAAGACATCAAACCAATGAGGGATCAGATCATTCGGGTGAAACGGTACGAGAGGGTGCCGATGATTCTGGTCGGGAATAAAGTGGACCTGGAGGGCGAGAGGGAGGTCTCGGCCGGGGAGGGGAAAGCACTGGCGGATGAGTGGAATTGCCCGTTTATGGAAACTTCAGCCAAAAATAAAGGCTCGGTGGACGAACTGTTTGCAGAGATTGTCAGACAGATGAACTATTCTTCAGCACCAGGCAGAAACGACCAGTGCTGCTCGTCTTGTGTTATTCTTTAA